From a region of the Sporosarcina ureilytica genome:
- the murC gene encoding UDP-N-acetylmuramate--L-alanine ligase: MTLFHFTGIKGSGMSSLAQILHDSNYEVQGSDVGKHFFTEDPLRERGILIFPFSAENIKKGMVVIAGNAFPDDHPEIVKAKELGVEVVRYHEFLGKYMERFISIGVTGSHGKTSTTGLLAHVISGYAPTSYLIGDGTGKGVQDSEYFAFEACEYKRHFLAYDPDYAIMTNIDFDHPDYFKDLNDVLNAFGEMALRVKKGLIACGDDPHLQEIQANVPVVYYGFEESNDFAAKNIQKTSTGSTFDVYVRNEYYFTFTIPLTGDHAILNALGVIALCHYEGIPATLVQERLSSFHGVKRRFSVEECKGHIIIDDYAHHPTEIKATLQSAKQKYPDKDIIAVFQPHTFTRTAALLDEFAKSLSEADYVYLCDIFSSAREKEGSLTIEELIARVPDAQYLALENTAQLKEHGKSVYLFMGAGDIQKYLNDFKLHIHKNETAS, from the coding sequence ATGACATTGTTTCATTTTACAGGAATTAAAGGATCTGGGATGAGTTCGCTTGCGCAGATTTTACATGATTCCAACTACGAAGTACAAGGTTCGGATGTAGGAAAGCATTTTTTTACCGAAGATCCGTTACGTGAAAGAGGAATTCTGATTTTTCCTTTCAGTGCGGAGAATATAAAAAAAGGAATGGTCGTCATTGCGGGAAATGCTTTTCCAGATGATCATCCTGAAATTGTAAAAGCGAAAGAATTGGGCGTAGAAGTTGTCCGTTACCATGAATTTTTGGGGAAATATATGGAAAGATTTATTTCCATCGGAGTTACAGGTTCTCATGGAAAGACATCAACAACAGGGCTTCTGGCCCACGTGATATCTGGTTATGCGCCGACTTCCTATCTTATTGGAGATGGGACTGGAAAAGGTGTTCAGGATAGTGAGTATTTCGCATTTGAGGCTTGTGAATATAAGAGACATTTTCTTGCATATGACCCAGATTATGCGATTATGACAAATATTGATTTTGATCATCCTGACTATTTCAAGGATTTAAATGATGTTTTGAATGCATTTGGTGAAATGGCATTGCGCGTGAAAAAAGGGTTAATCGCATGTGGGGATGATCCTCATTTGCAGGAGATTCAAGCGAATGTACCAGTTGTCTATTATGGATTTGAAGAATCCAATGATTTTGCTGCCAAAAACATTCAAAAGACATCAACAGGATCAACATTTGATGTTTATGTTAGAAATGAATATTACTTTACATTTACGATCCCTTTAACGGGCGACCATGCGATTTTAAATGCATTAGGGGTCATTGCACTTTGTCATTATGAAGGAATTCCAGCGACACTCGTTCAAGAACGACTGTCTAGTTTCCATGGCGTAAAACGTAGATTTTCTGTTGAGGAATGTAAGGGCCATATTATTATCGATGATTACGCACATCATCCTACTGAGATTAAGGCTACGTTACAGTCAGCAAAACAAAAGTATCCAGATAAGGATATTATTGCGGTATTTCAACCGCACACATTTACAAGGACAGCCGCATTACTGGATGAGTTTGCAAAAAGTTTATCTGAAGCGGATTATGTTTATTTATGTGATATTTTTAGTTCTGCCAGGGAGAAAGAAGGTAGTTTGACAATTGAGGAATTGATTGCGAGAGTTCCTGATGCGCAGTATTTAGCACTTGAAAATACGGCGCAATTAAAAGAGCATGGCAAGTCGGTCTACTTGTTTATGGGTGCGGGAGATATTCAAAAGTATTTAAATGATTTCAAGCTGCATATTCATAAAAACGAAACTGCTTCCTGA
- a CDS encoding bifunctional 3-deoxy-7-phosphoheptulonate synthase/chorismate mutase — protein MGHLNLDELRDKVDGLNTMILDLINERTEIVQEIGKVKEKQGVNRYDPIREREMLNFLKEYNKGPLPNGVMEHIFKGIFMTALEIQEDEQRNALLVSRKKKAEDTIVTINGEEIGNGIPSFIFGPCAVESYEQVSTVAQALKAKGQRLLRGGAYKPRTSPYDFQGLGLEGLQILKRVADETGLAVVSEIVTPSHLEEALDYIDVIQIGARNMHNFELLKEAGSVNKPVLLKRGLSATLDEFINAAEYIISQGNDQIILCERGIRTYERATRNTLDISAVPILKQETHLPVFVDVTHSTGRRDLLLPTAKAAIAVGADGVMAEVHPDPAVALSDSAQQMDLAQFDEFYNSILDYLKIHA, from the coding sequence ATGGGACACCTTAATTTAGACGAGTTGAGAGATAAAGTAGACGGCTTGAACACAATGATTTTAGATTTAATTAATGAGAGAACTGAGATTGTGCAAGAAATTGGTAAAGTGAAAGAAAAGCAGGGTGTCAATCGCTATGACCCAATCCGCGAACGTGAAATGTTAAATTTCCTAAAAGAATATAATAAAGGGCCACTTCCAAATGGCGTAATGGAACATATTTTTAAAGGAATTTTCATGACCGCGCTTGAAATTCAAGAAGATGAACAACGCAATGCATTGCTTGTTTCGCGTAAGAAGAAGGCTGAAGATACAATCGTGACAATTAACGGTGAAGAAATTGGCAATGGTATACCATCATTTATCTTTGGACCGTGTGCAGTAGAATCATATGAACAAGTATCTACGGTTGCACAGGCGTTAAAAGCAAAAGGTCAAAGACTATTAAGAGGTGGCGCTTACAAACCACGTACATCACCGTATGATTTCCAAGGTCTCGGACTTGAAGGCTTGCAAATTTTAAAGAGAGTCGCAGATGAAACTGGACTTGCTGTGGTAAGTGAAATTGTAACACCTTCACATCTTGAAGAGGCATTGGATTATATCGATGTCATTCAAATTGGTGCAAGAAACATGCACAACTTTGAATTATTAAAGGAAGCAGGTTCTGTTAATAAACCTGTTTTACTGAAGCGAGGACTATCTGCTACACTAGATGAGTTTATCAATGCAGCAGAATATATTATCTCTCAAGGTAACGATCAAATTATTCTTTGTGAGAGAGGAATCAGGACATACGAACGTGCTACTCGAAACACGCTTGATATTTCAGCAGTTCCGATTTTAAAACAAGAAACTCACTTGCCAGTATTTGTGGATGTCACACATTCAACTGGAAGACGTGATTTACTCCTGCCAACTGCAAAAGCAGCAATCGCTGTTGGAGCCGATGGTGTAATGGCAGAAGTCCATCCAGATCCTGCAGTTGCCCTTTCAGACTCTGCTCAACAAATGGATCTTGCGCAGTTTGATGAATTCTACAATTCTATTTTAGACTATTTAAAAATTCATGCATAA
- a CDS encoding acetoin utilization AcuB family protein, with the protein MLIEEIMVRDVQTLLTTNTVKEAIDLMREKKIRHVPILDESNTLVGIITDRDLKEAIPSSLTNEKDTAIYQTELAKIMTRNPITGHPMDFVEESALLFYDKQIGCLPIVSNQEVVGIITETDLLYKYIELTGANQPGSQIEVRVPNVPGILYEVSKVFYEQKTNVLSVLVYPDKENTETKILVIRVKTMNPLNIIEGLRTEGFEVLWPNVPGINL; encoded by the coding sequence ATGTTAATCGAAGAAATTATGGTTCGAGATGTCCAAACTTTATTAACGACGAACACAGTGAAAGAAGCCATCGATCTAATGCGAGAAAAAAAGATTCGTCATGTGCCAATTTTAGATGAATCGAACACGCTTGTTGGAATTATTACAGATCGCGATTTAAAAGAAGCTATCCCTTCGTCTTTAACAAACGAAAAAGATACAGCAATCTATCAGACCGAATTGGCTAAAATTATGACAAGAAATCCAATTACTGGCCACCCAATGGATTTTGTTGAAGAATCTGCACTCCTTTTTTACGATAAACAAATTGGGTGTTTACCAATCGTCTCCAACCAAGAAGTCGTAGGGATTATCACTGAAACTGATTTACTTTATAAGTATATCGAATTGACAGGTGCCAACCAGCCCGGGTCTCAAATTGAAGTACGTGTACCAAACGTTCCCGGAATTCTGTATGAAGTTTCGAAAGTCTTTTATGAACAGAAGACGAATGTTTTAAGTGTTCTCGTTTATCCAGATAAAGAAAATACTGAAACTAAAATTCTCGTTATCCGTGTCAAGACGATGAATCCCCTAAATATTATTGAAGGATTAAGAACAGAAGGCTTTGAAGTGTTGTGGCCTAATGTTCCTGGAATCAATTTATGA
- the ccpA gene encoding catabolite control protein A, protein MAITIYDVARDANVSMATVSRVVNGNQNVKPSTRRKVLESIERLGYRPNAVARGLASKKTTTIGVIIPDISTSFYGEVSRGIADIATMYEYNIILSNSDERSERELELLVDHLGKQVDGVIFMSDSVSEEVRQEMSKAPVPIVLAGTIDIEEQFPTVNIDYEQAAYESVVKLIENGHKKIAFITGPLSRDINRVQKKAGYERALKEAGIEINEEYVFEVEDTYDDSYESWKEIQKIEQQPTAFLASNSTLAVGILNGIRDAGYSVPEDYEIICYEHSNLTRIVRPQLTSVVVPLYDIGAVAMRLLTKLMDKEEVESQQINLPYHFAERDSLK, encoded by the coding sequence ATGGCAATTACAATATATGATGTAGCGCGAGATGCAAATGTCTCGATGGCAACAGTTTCACGAGTTGTAAACGGGAATCAAAACGTGAAACCTTCAACGAGAAGGAAAGTACTTGAAAGCATTGAACGACTTGGATATCGTCCGAATGCAGTTGCAAGAGGGCTAGCTAGCAAAAAGACGACAACAATTGGCGTAATCATCCCAGATATTTCCACAAGTTTCTATGGAGAGGTATCACGAGGGATTGCTGATATTGCGACGATGTATGAATACAATATTATTTTATCCAATTCGGATGAACGGTCTGAACGTGAACTTGAACTACTTGTCGACCACTTAGGAAAGCAAGTGGACGGGGTAATTTTTATGAGCGACTCAGTTTCTGAGGAAGTGCGACAAGAGATGTCCAAGGCACCTGTACCAATCGTGCTAGCGGGAACGATAGACATAGAAGAACAATTTCCAACTGTTAATATTGATTATGAACAAGCCGCTTATGAATCGGTCGTAAAACTGATTGAGAATGGACATAAAAAAATTGCTTTTATCACTGGTCCGCTAAGTAGAGATATCAACCGAGTGCAGAAAAAAGCTGGCTATGAACGCGCGTTAAAAGAAGCAGGGATAGAGATTAATGAAGAGTATGTATTTGAGGTAGAAGATACATATGACGATTCTTATGAAAGTTGGAAAGAGATTCAGAAGATTGAGCAACAGCCAACTGCATTTCTAGCGAGTAATAGTACACTAGCGGTAGGTATTTTAAATGGCATTCGTGATGCGGGTTACTCTGTGCCTGAAGATTATGAAATCATCTGTTATGAGCATTCGAATTTGACGCGAATTGTAAGACCTCAATTAACTTCAGTAGTTGTTCCGTTATACGACATTGGGGCGGTAGCGATGCGATTACTAACAAAATTGATGGATAAGGAAGAAGTGGAAAGCCAACAAATTAACTTACCTTATCATTTCGCTGAGCGCGATTCATTGAAATAA
- a CDS encoding YtxH domain-containing protein: MSEINTKKPSYNEERFNHEYDSENNHYENVTGEPTYLPSQYSQRGYTDTFYNEQEDTGAGSFLLGAVVGGVIGAATALFLAPKTGKEMRNDFSSQAVQLKDKSIELSAIAKDKASEYGSVAKEKATTYSTIAKDKATEFASTAKEKTGGVTKTIQKQSGQLVDKVKSVKNNANIPMDDGTVSFEGEEAIEFIDKTNERVQETLKAGEEKVTQTAEALKEAVAKNTSDK, translated from the coding sequence ATGAGTGAAATCAATACAAAAAAGCCAAGTTACAATGAAGAACGTTTCAATCATGAATACGATTCAGAAAACAACCATTATGAAAATGTGACAGGTGAACCAACGTATCTGCCGAGTCAATATTCACAAAGAGGCTATACTGACACTTTTTATAATGAGCAAGAGGATACGGGTGCTGGAAGCTTTCTGTTAGGCGCCGTTGTTGGAGGTGTAATTGGAGCAGCGACCGCATTATTCCTTGCACCGAAAACAGGTAAAGAAATGCGCAATGACTTTTCATCGCAAGCGGTACAGTTAAAAGATAAAAGTATCGAACTAAGTGCCATTGCAAAAGACAAGGCATCTGAATATGGCTCTGTTGCAAAAGAAAAGGCAACTACTTACAGTACCATTGCAAAAGATAAAGCGACGGAATTTGCGTCCACAGCGAAAGAGAAAACAGGTGGCGTAACAAAAACGATCCAAAAGCAATCTGGACAACTCGTTGATAAAGTAAAATCTGTTAAAAATAATGCGAATATCCCAATGGATGATGGCACTGTATCATTCGAAGGGGAAGAAGCAATAGAATTTATTGATAAAACAAATGAAAGAGTGCAAGAAACACTCAAAGCTGGCGAAGAAAAAGTAACGCAAACTGCTGAAGCCTTAAAAGAGGCTGTTGCAAAAAATACATCAGATAAATAA
- a CDS encoding ISL3 family transposase, whose translation MQMNFNMKILGLKEVIIEKIEEVGERVALYVSLPIKAHKCPSCHAYTEKVHDYRIRKINHLKFFERLTVLFYRRRRYACGCGKRFSEDTSFVDKYQRYSKEWNQVAQIRSFKAKTFKEAAESLGTSSATIMRRFKKSAKEYLTMKTQLPKRIAIDEYKGDTDVGKFQLVIADADTHEPIDILPNRRKDTIKEYLYKYGSQVELVVMDMNPSFKAAVNQALGRPVIVADRFHFCRYIYWAIDEVRRKVQKDWHAYDRKKCKRMRFVLYKRSDQLAEKNRFYLDRYTGFSNELKKAYELKEAYCEWFDWAKKSDDMPEIKRRLKAFYRKVEDANIPAFLKAIRTLKNWQPEILNSFAFNYSNGFLEGINNKTKVMKRNAYGFRRFDHARAKVLLNIKYKTIGTHLVG comes from the coding sequence GTGCAAATGAATTTTAACATGAAAATCCTAGGATTAAAAGAAGTAATCATTGAGAAAATAGAAGAAGTTGGTGAAAGAGTAGCACTCTATGTATCTTTACCCATAAAAGCTCATAAGTGCCCATCTTGTCATGCCTATACCGAAAAGGTTCATGATTATCGCATAAGAAAAATTAATCATTTAAAATTTTTCGAGCGTTTAACAGTTTTATTCTATCGACGTCGTCGCTATGCGTGTGGCTGCGGTAAAAGATTTTCAGAGGACACATCCTTTGTCGACAAATACCAACGTTATTCAAAAGAATGGAATCAAGTGGCCCAAATACGTTCTTTTAAAGCAAAGACTTTTAAAGAGGCTGCAGAAAGCCTGGGGACGTCAAGCGCTACAATTATGAGACGTTTTAAGAAAAGCGCCAAAGAATATTTAACGATGAAGACTCAACTTCCTAAAAGAATCGCAATTGATGAATATAAAGGTGATACAGACGTTGGTAAGTTTCAATTAGTCATTGCGGATGCCGATACACATGAGCCGATTGATATTTTACCTAATCGAAGAAAAGATACGATTAAGGAATATCTTTATAAATATGGATCACAAGTAGAACTCGTTGTGATGGATATGAACCCGAGTTTTAAAGCAGCAGTCAATCAAGCACTGGGACGGCCTGTCATCGTAGCGGATCGATTTCACTTCTGTCGTTATATTTATTGGGCGATTGATGAAGTACGTCGAAAAGTACAAAAGGATTGGCATGCATATGACCGAAAAAAGTGTAAGCGAATGCGATTTGTATTGTATAAAAGAAGTGATCAGTTAGCTGAAAAGAATCGTTTCTATTTAGATCGTTATACAGGCTTTTCTAATGAGTTAAAGAAAGCTTATGAACTGAAAGAAGCGTACTGTGAGTGGTTTGATTGGGCGAAGAAATCAGATGATATGCCAGAAATCAAAAGAAGATTGAAAGCCTTTTACCGTAAGGTAGAAGACGCGAATATTCCCGCATTCCTGAAAGCGATTCGCACATTGAAGAACTGGCAACCTGAAATTTTAAATAGTTTCGCCTTTAATTACTCGAACGGATTTTTAGAAGGAATTAATAATAAAACAAAAGTAATGAAGAGGAACGCATATGGTTTTAGACGTTTTGATCATGCGAGAGCAAAGGTTTTATTAAACATCAAATATAAAACAATTGGCACTCATTTAGTAGGATGA
- a CDS encoding acetoin utilization protein AcuC: MKKNAVFIFSEDQLSYSFSDEHPFNQKRILLTLDLLKNIDAIQDKDIIPPRIATDEEILLVHDEKFVDIVKKAGKGELSPAAGEIYGIGTEDTPIFPNMHEASALLVGGTLTAVDEVMEGRARHALNLGGGLHHGFKGRASGFCVYNDSSVAIKYMQQKYGARVLYIDTDAHHGDGVQWAFYDDPNVCTLSIHETGRYLFPGTGKITERGNGPGYGTSFNFPIDAFTEDDSFLAIYRAAMTEVTEYFKPDVILTQNGVDAHYFDPLTHLYGTMNIYKEIPRIAQEIADKHCDGRWIAVGGGGYDIWRVVPRAWAHLWIAMNGQEPPTGPLPQKWLDRWQNEAPITLIPTWEDPNPLYKPIPRKKEIEEKNAHMLEQALHPIRTNK; the protein is encoded by the coding sequence ATGAAGAAAAATGCTGTTTTCATTTTCTCAGAAGATCAGCTCAGTTATTCATTTTCGGACGAGCATCCTTTTAATCAAAAACGAATACTATTGACGCTAGATTTATTAAAAAATATCGATGCGATTCAAGATAAGGATATTATTCCTCCACGCATTGCGACTGACGAGGAAATTTTATTAGTCCATGATGAAAAATTTGTTGATATTGTAAAAAAAGCTGGGAAAGGTGAATTATCTCCTGCAGCAGGAGAAATATATGGCATAGGAACCGAAGATACACCTATATTTCCTAATATGCATGAAGCAAGCGCCCTACTTGTAGGTGGAACATTAACAGCCGTAGATGAAGTGATGGAGGGACGCGCAAGGCATGCCCTGAATCTTGGTGGCGGGTTACACCATGGATTCAAGGGACGTGCATCAGGCTTCTGTGTGTATAATGACAGTTCTGTCGCAATTAAATATATGCAACAAAAATACGGGGCCAGGGTCCTCTATATCGATACGGATGCACATCACGGGGACGGCGTTCAATGGGCGTTTTACGATGATCCAAATGTTTGTACATTATCCATTCATGAAACTGGGCGCTATTTATTTCCTGGTACTGGGAAAATAACTGAGCGCGGAAATGGTCCGGGTTACGGCACGTCATTTAATTTTCCTATCGATGCATTTACAGAGGATGATTCGTTTTTAGCCATTTATCGAGCGGCAATGACGGAAGTAACCGAATACTTTAAACCCGATGTTATCCTAACCCAAAACGGCGTGGATGCACATTATTTTGATCCGTTAACCCATTTATATGGGACAATGAATATTTATAAAGAAATCCCACGTATTGCCCAGGAAATTGCAGACAAACATTGCGATGGCCGCTGGATAGCTGTTGGTGGAGGTGGGTATGACATTTGGCGGGTAGTTCCTCGTGCTTGGGCACATTTATGGATTGCGATGAATGGTCAAGAACCACCGACTGGTCCATTACCACAAAAATGGTTAGATAGATGGCAGAATGAAGCGCCAATCACACTCATTCCAACATGGGAAGATCCGAATCCCCTATATAAACCGATTCCTAGAAAAAAAGAAATTGAAGAGAAAAATGCACACATGCTTGAACAAGCACTTCATCCAATACGTACAAATAAATAA
- a CDS encoding GNAT family N-acetyltransferase → MKHVKTYNAMEVKHKNGDIIIEGPISAEELASLDFHEDLIAFRPAPQQHKALIGIAGLPEGRIIVVRELNQVVGYATYVYPDPLERWSEGNIERLIELGAIEVIPKFRGGGVGKALLKVSMMDDAMEDYIVITTEYYWHWDLKGTGLSVWEYRKVMEKMMQAGGLEYFATDDPEISSHPANCLMARIGKRVDEETIQRFDNLRFQNRFMY, encoded by the coding sequence GTGAAGCATGTGAAAACGTATAATGCCATGGAAGTCAAACATAAAAATGGCGATATTATTATTGAAGGCCCTATATCTGCCGAGGAGCTTGCGAGTCTCGACTTTCATGAAGATTTGATAGCCTTTCGTCCAGCGCCACAACAACATAAAGCACTAATAGGTATCGCTGGTCTTCCAGAAGGCAGAATTATTGTCGTTCGGGAATTAAACCAAGTTGTTGGCTATGCTACATATGTTTATCCTGATCCGTTAGAACGATGGTCGGAAGGGAATATCGAAAGACTTATCGAACTCGGGGCAATTGAAGTGATTCCAAAATTTCGCGGAGGCGGAGTAGGAAAAGCTTTACTAAAAGTATCTATGATGGACGATGCAATGGAAGATTATATCGTCATTACAACGGAGTATTACTGGCATTGGGACTTAAAAGGTACGGGTCTAAGTGTTTGGGAATATCGAAAAGTGATGGAGAAAATGATGCAAGCGGGGGGACTTGAATACTTTGCCACTGATGATCCTGAAATCAGTTCACACCCTGCAAATTGTTTAATGGCACGTATCGGTAAACGAGTAGACGAAGAAACGATACAGAGATTTGATAATTTGCGTTTTCAAAATCGATTTATGTATTAA
- a CDS encoding DNA translocase FtsK, translated as MLKWFKTLTNRLFGEEVEEKQYVEKMDEQNKNENNPNEQKARPAFRFPIITDAEIYGWDEDDMDDYPRQVEPSSPSQELDDYEPIPLYKNERWPSQNVQVNVHRASESPREELIQKEVVSEQAESNSSVTTDYASRRKTSDRFVPSKVPSPIYGFSPPKEQKQNENEIPRFTLHQEQNMQVKESKEEVFQVNKTEEKGTSQETTQLDVLEEEREGPHVNVKTDFEAAEAYEENVQLCQDREQEDSPENAIQSNPEESIQDEPINQQKDLELTHEDETLEKLHEIEVHQEVIASNQAESENFQENVVSPPVEAETVVEEQESVQINDKVLPEAQELTEAESEIEEPLQESLDNKTMTEQTNESAATVEAEPAAEQKRERIVPFNVLMLKSDKEKLEAKKKEAQKAITVQPSEQVIKPVEKTEVVIEDKVAETPDFEHYVFPSIDNLVPPESQIEDTEWLTSQSEKLEESLSHFGVQANVIDAVQGPTVTRFELTVGQGTKVSRVRNLTDDLKLTLAARDIRIQAPIPGKSSIGIEIPNRNARAVRISEVIQTDSFRDSESPLEAVLGLGLTGEPVTLDLRTMPHGLIAGATGSGKSVCINSILISLLYKASPADLKMMLIDPKMVELAPFNGIPHLISPVITDVKAATAALKWAVAEMERRYELLAHAGVRDIERYNKQVLDNRQFSLKMPYLLIVIDELADLMMMAPSDVEVSISRIAQKARACGIHLIIATQRPSVDVITGIIKANIPTRIAFSVSSQVDSRTMIDTNGAERLLGRGDMLYVGNGESSPVRLQGTFVTDDEIERIIEHVQNEASPTYLFGQDELLKSAVDEEEDPLFVEACQFIYEQDSASTSMLQRNFSIGYNRAAKLMDRLEKLGFISPQQGSRARDVYLTESDLNELKETVL; from the coding sequence ATGTTGAAATGGTTTAAAACGTTGACAAATCGCCTATTTGGCGAAGAAGTTGAAGAAAAACAGTATGTAGAAAAAATGGATGAACAAAATAAAAACGAGAACAATCCAAACGAACAAAAGGCAAGGCCTGCATTCCGCTTCCCTATTATTACGGATGCAGAAATTTACGGTTGGGATGAAGACGATATGGATGATTATCCAAGACAAGTCGAACCGTCCTCCCCCAGTCAGGAACTAGATGACTATGAACCTATTCCTCTATATAAAAATGAGAGATGGCCATCCCAGAATGTCCAAGTAAACGTACATAGAGCTAGTGAGTCACCAAGGGAAGAATTGATTCAAAAAGAAGTAGTTTCGGAACAGGCGGAAAGCAATTCTAGCGTAACAACCGATTATGCTAGCAGAAGGAAAACATCGGACCGTTTTGTGCCGTCAAAGGTCCCTTCTCCGATATACGGTTTTTCTCCTCCAAAGGAGCAAAAACAAAACGAAAATGAGATACCTAGATTTACACTTCACCAAGAGCAAAATATGCAGGTGAAAGAATCGAAAGAAGAAGTTTTTCAGGTTAATAAAACTGAGGAAAAAGGGACATCTCAAGAAACTACTCAGTTGGATGTATTGGAAGAGGAGCGGGAAGGTCCTCATGTAAATGTTAAGACAGATTTTGAGGCCGCTGAAGCATATGAGGAGAACGTGCAATTGTGTCAGGATCGAGAACAAGAAGATTCACCTGAAAATGCAATTCAATCGAATCCAGAAGAGTCAATTCAAGACGAGCCTATTAATCAACAAAAAGACTTAGAATTAACTCACGAAGATGAAACGCTAGAAAAACTACATGAGATAGAAGTACATCAAGAAGTGATTGCTTCCAATCAAGCTGAATCGGAAAATTTCCAAGAGAATGTAGTTTCACCTCCGGTAGAAGCAGAGACAGTTGTGGAAGAACAGGAATCGGTGCAAATCAATGATAAAGTATTACCGGAAGCGCAAGAGTTAACGGAAGCTGAATCTGAAATTGAAGAACCTCTTCAAGAAAGCTTAGACAACAAGACAATGACAGAACAGACGAACGAAAGCGCCGCGACAGTTGAAGCGGAACCAGCGGCTGAGCAGAAAAGAGAAAGAATCGTTCCTTTTAACGTCTTAATGCTAAAATCAGATAAAGAGAAATTAGAGGCGAAGAAAAAAGAAGCACAAAAAGCAATAACAGTGCAACCGAGTGAGCAGGTAATTAAACCGGTCGAGAAAACAGAAGTAGTCATCGAAGACAAAGTGGCAGAAACTCCGGATTTTGAACATTATGTATTTCCGTCCATCGATAATTTGGTACCGCCAGAATCGCAAATTGAAGATACGGAATGGTTAACTTCTCAATCCGAAAAATTAGAAGAGTCCTTGTCTCATTTTGGCGTGCAAGCAAATGTCATAGACGCTGTGCAGGGACCTACTGTTACACGATTCGAATTAACAGTCGGTCAAGGAACAAAAGTAAGTCGTGTTCGAAACTTAACAGATGATTTAAAACTAACACTAGCTGCAAGAGATATTCGAATCCAAGCGCCAATTCCGGGGAAAAGTTCAATCGGCATAGAAATCCCAAATCGGAATGCGCGGGCTGTTCGGATTTCAGAAGTGATTCAAACGGACTCATTTAGGGATTCTGAATCTCCGCTAGAGGCTGTCTTAGGGTTAGGACTGACTGGAGAACCAGTCACATTGGATCTTAGAACAATGCCCCATGGGTTGATTGCCGGAGCGACAGGTTCTGGTAAATCTGTTTGTATCAATTCGATATTAATCAGTTTACTGTATAAGGCTTCACCTGCTGATTTGAAAATGATGTTAATCGACCCGAAAATGGTTGAATTAGCGCCATTTAACGGAATTCCGCATTTAATTAGCCCAGTGATTACAGATGTTAAAGCTGCAACTGCTGCATTAAAATGGGCTGTCGCTGAAATGGAGCGCCGCTATGAACTATTAGCGCATGCGGGTGTCAGAGATATTGAGCGATATAATAAGCAAGTATTAGACAATAGGCAGTTTTCATTAAAGATGCCTTATTTATTAATCGTTATTGACGAACTTGCTGATTTAATGATGATGGCACCAAGCGATGTTGAAGTATCAATTAGTCGAATTGCACAGAAAGCGCGCGCTTGTGGTATCCATTTAATTATTGCAACACAACGTCCATCAGTTGATGTCATTACGGGGATTATCAAAGCAAATATTCCAACTCGAATTGCTTTTTCAGTTTCTTCACAAGTCGATTCGCGTACAATGATTGACACGAATGGAGCTGAAAGATTGCTTGGAAGAGGGGATATGTTGTATGTAGGAAATGGTGAGTCATCGCCTGTGCGCCTACAAGGGACATTTGTCACGGATGACGAAATTGAACGTATAATAGAACATGTTCAAAACGAAGCATCTCCGACTTATTTGTTTGGGCAAGATGAATTGTTGAAAAGTGCAGTAGATGAAGAGGAAGATCCACTGTTTGTGGAAGCTTGTCAGTTTATTTACGAACAAGATAGTGCATCCACTTCTATGTTGCAAAGAAATTTTAGCATCGGTTACAATCGCGCGGCTAAATTAATGGACCGGCTAGAAAAGCTAGGTTTTATATCTCCACAACAAGGTAGTCGAGCACGAGATGTTTACTTAACAGAAAGCGATTTAAATGAACTTAAAGAGACTGTTCTATAG